One region of Mesorhizobium japonicum MAFF 303099 genomic DNA includes:
- a CDS encoding chemotaxis protein CheW, whose translation MAASTRIAQPVEEIEIDDCWRQIGVRGDKSCPLLKQHLHCRNCPTYKKIARRLLDRAAPSAYRGEWPENAGRAGIDSADDEAMQTAVLFRLGEEWLALPVGIFHEVAESRRIHSLPHRRNSALLGIANVRGELLICLSLAELLGIDERKAGDQGTRTKVFRRLVVVGEPDKRVAFTVDEIHGLHRYQERDTLAVPATIGKALSAATVAVLPWQGRAVGCLDPRQLLTMLDRSIA comes from the coding sequence ATGGCGGCTTCGACAAGGATCGCTCAGCCGGTGGAGGAGATCGAAATCGACGACTGCTGGCGGCAAATAGGCGTACGGGGTGACAAATCATGTCCGCTACTAAAGCAGCATCTCCACTGCCGGAATTGCCCGACCTACAAGAAGATTGCACGACGCCTCCTTGACCGTGCAGCACCGTCGGCATATCGCGGCGAATGGCCGGAAAACGCTGGTCGTGCAGGGATCGATTCGGCAGACGACGAGGCGATGCAGACGGCCGTTCTCTTCCGTTTGGGGGAGGAATGGCTGGCACTTCCGGTCGGTATTTTTCATGAAGTGGCTGAATCTCGTCGCATTCATTCACTTCCACATCGCAGGAACAGTGCACTGCTCGGCATTGCTAATGTCCGTGGTGAATTGCTCATTTGCCTGTCTCTGGCCGAATTGCTCGGGATAGACGAGCGCAAGGCGGGGGATCAAGGCACACGAACCAAGGTGTTTCGCCGCCTAGTCGTGGTGGGCGAGCCCGACAAGCGGGTTGCTTTTACGGTTGATGAGATCCACGGCTTACATCGATACCAGGAACGCGACACTCTCGCTGTTCCGGCCACGATTGGCAAGGCACTGTCAGCCGCTACGGTTGCCGTGCTGCCGTGGCAGGGACGAGCCGTTGGCTGTCTCGATCCACGACAACTGCTCACGATGCTGGATCGGAGCATCGCATGA
- a CDS encoding DUF1330 domain-containing protein translates to MAAYLIADVDIEDAPAFEEYRRDVPATEDGGRYLGRGGATKVLEGDWEPHRLVIVEFPDMVSLMGWYNSPEYARLIEIRKHCALRWKGSHHPLR, encoded by the coding sequence GTGGCCGCCTATCTTATCGCGGATGTAGATATAGAAGACGCTCCCGCGTTTGAGGAATACCGGCGGGATGTTCCAGCCACAGAGGATGGTGGGCGATATCTGGGTCGTGGCGGTGCGACCAAGGTTCTCGAAGGTGATTGGGAGCCACACCGCTTGGTTATCGTCGAATTCCCCGACATGGTTTCATTGATGGGTTGGTACAATTCGCCGGAGTACGCCCGCCTGATCGAAATTCGAAAACATTGCGCCTTGCGCTGGAAGGGATCACACCACCCACTGCGTTGA
- a CDS encoding DUF768 domain-containing protein, translated as MSTRGINFLDQWIANNIPETTKADVISVDELTHKLIADAKALGIKRGEIDEEVDSLYRTILDAIVHYQPGLPE; from the coding sequence ATGAGTACGCGCGGGATCAACTTCCTGGATCAATGGATCGCCAACAACATACCTGAGACCACGAAGGCAGACGTCATCTCCGTTGACGAACTCACGCACAAACTGATTGCCGACGCCAAGGCGCTCGGCATCAAACGGGGCGAGATCGATGAAGAGGTGGACAGCCTCTATCGAACGATCCTCGATGCGATTGTGCATTACCAGCCCGGCCTGCCGGAATAG
- a CDS encoding tyrosine-type recombinase/integrase encodes MDLPILDELFDVLRLLPADRMLFLTHTGDRPYKPTTFGNWFHDQCIAAGLPHCASHGLRKAGATRLANAGATELEIMAYLGHRTPDEARTDVKKLNRKLLGDTGMEKVASKKRTRFVQPGCTVGHSSPQGIERKGKLDEGGTPTGNLTPVTAVKALPVG; translated from the coding sequence GTGGATCTTCCAATCCTCGACGAGTTGTTCGACGTGCTCCGGCTGCTGCCGGCCGATCGTATGCTATTCCTGACCCACACCGGCGACCGCCCCTATAAACCGACGACCTTCGGCAACTGGTTTCACGACCAGTGTATCGCGGCCGGCCTGCCGCACTGCGCCTCTCATGGCCTGCGTAAGGCCGGCGCCACACGCCTCGCAAATGCCGGCGCGACCGAATTGGAGATCATGGCTTACCTCGGGCACCGCACGCCGGATGAGGCCAGAACCGATGTCAAGAAACTCAACCGCAAGCTGCTCGGCGACACCGGTATGGAGAAGGTGGCGAGCAAAAAGCGAACAAGGTTTGTCCAACCGGGTTGCACGGTTGGACATTCATCGCCGCAAGGCATTGAACGAAAAGGGAAATTAGATGAAGGTGGTACGCCCACGGGGAATCTAACCCCTGTTACCGCCGTTAAAGCCCTACCGGTCGGTTAG
- a CDS encoding DUF768 domain-containing protein, giving the protein MSTRGADFLDKWISKHVPKTAGADVISVADLTEKLFADAKAKGLSSTEIEEDAGSVYEAILDAIVHHDAGMVD; this is encoded by the coding sequence ATGAGCACGCGCGGCGCCGACTTCCTTGACAAGTGGATTTCAAAGCACGTCCCTAAAACGGCTGGCGCGGACGTCATCTCCGTTGCCGATTTAACTGAGAAGCTTTTCGCTGACGCCAAGGCCAAAGGCTTAAGCAGCACCGAGATCGAGGAAGACGCTGGCAGCGTCTATGAAGCGATTTTGGACGCAATCGTGCACCACGACGCCGGCATGGTTGATTGA
- a CDS encoding chemotaxis protein CheW: MLFLAFSMGPDRYLIDVHQIEEVLPYIDVKVLPGAPTGVLGLVSYNGIPIPLIDVTLLALGRPSERLLSTRIVVTRYPAHDGEQRLLGLIAERVTDTLERDPAEFAPFGLEPGTPPYLGPVASDGSEIIQWVKVEALLSEEIRTALLRQAAMGDQ, translated from the coding sequence ATGCTATTCCTCGCCTTCAGCATGGGTCCGGATCGCTACTTGATCGATGTCCACCAAATTGAAGAGGTGCTGCCCTATATCGATGTGAAAGTTCTTCCGGGTGCGCCAACCGGTGTGTTGGGTTTGGTCAGCTATAACGGAATACCCATCCCCTTGATCGATGTTACTCTTCTTGCGCTTGGCCGACCATCGGAGCGCCTATTGAGCACCCGGATCGTTGTGACGCGCTATCCGGCGCATGATGGCGAGCAACGCCTGCTGGGGCTGATCGCGGAACGGGTGACGGATACGCTTGAGCGAGATCCTGCCGAGTTCGCGCCGTTCGGACTTGAGCCAGGAACCCCGCCCTATCTTGGGCCGGTGGCTTCCGATGGTTCGGAGATCATTCAGTGGGTCAAAGTGGAAGCGCTGCTTTCGGAAGAGATTCGTACCGCATTGCTCCGCCAGGCCGCGATGGGTGATCAGTGA
- a CDS encoding DUF768 domain-containing protein — translation MSKRGNVFLYHWISDHLSDDPITDHVLLVIEMAVDAKRAAEAQGIPGQEIDEEIGTIYEFIMQGLR, via the coding sequence ATGAGCAAGCGAGGCAACGTTTTTCTCTACCATTGGATATCGGACCATTTATCCGACGATCCGATCACTGACCACGTGCTGTTGGTCATTGAAATGGCTGTGGATGCGAAACGGGCGGCCGAAGCCCAAGGTATTCCCGGCCAAGAGATCGATGAAGAAATTGGCACGATCTACGAATTCATAATGCAGGGGCTGCGCTGA
- a CDS encoding hybrid sensor histidine kinase/response regulator, with the protein MTDEDFSQVSMLSLFQAELETQSQALTSGLLALERDPIAADALEACMRAAHSLKGAARIIDLMPAVKVANAMEDCLVAAQRGHLRVRREHIDTLLQGSDLLKLIASGSSSESANSEVETFLAKFEELFLPEAKPRPQDSAADFATPDHAQEQPATTSSATLLVGTVPQAHGNIGSDRMVRVTADSLNRLLGLAGESLIEARRLRPFADGLLRLKRLQSDLASAFDNLHAVLPPGSNDAAVVEALAEAQRKLRLSQAFLAERLDELDSVDRKATDLANRLYDETLASRMRPFEDGVRHYARTVRDLGRTLGKRVRLEIVGGSTGIDRDILEQLDAPLGHLLRNAVDHGLEPPEERLAMGKPEEGLIRLEARHNAGLLQIAVVDDGRGIELSTLRETVVARQLATRESADTLSETELLAFLFLPGFSMKAGLTDVSGRGVGLDAVQAMTKEVRGVASVSSEFGHGTRFQLQLPLTLSVLRTLLVDVDGEPYAFPLAAIAKTLKLQRTQINLLQGRPHFRLNDRQIGLVTAREVLDRGEPGSEPDELSVVVVDAGRGDAYGLIVDRFLGERELVIRPLDPRFAKIKDISAAALMEDGSPVLIFDVDDLIRSVEKLASSSGFRALRRAAGGPEASRRKRVLVIDDSLTVRELQRKMLGNYGYEVEVAVDGMDGWNAVRSGPFDLVVTDIDMPRMDGIELVRLIRKDAHLKSTPIMIVSYKDREEDRARGLDAGADYYLTKSSFQDEALIHAVVDMIGEAAE; encoded by the coding sequence ATGACCGACGAAGACTTCAGCCAGGTTTCGATGCTCAGCCTCTTCCAGGCCGAACTGGAGACGCAGTCACAGGCTCTAACCTCTGGGCTTCTGGCACTCGAACGCGATCCTATCGCCGCCGATGCCCTGGAAGCATGCATGCGTGCCGCGCATTCCCTGAAGGGAGCTGCCCGCATCATCGACCTGATGCCCGCGGTCAAAGTTGCAAATGCGATGGAAGACTGCCTGGTCGCCGCGCAACGTGGGCATCTCAGGGTGCGACGGGAGCATATAGATACGCTTCTGCAAGGCTCTGACCTTTTGAAATTGATCGCATCGGGGTCATCGAGCGAGAGCGCCAACTCAGAAGTCGAAACCTTTCTTGCGAAATTCGAGGAATTGTTCCTCCCCGAGGCAAAGCCCAGACCCCAAGATTCTGCAGCTGATTTCGCAACTCCAGATCATGCCCAGGAGCAGCCGGCGACGACCTCTTCAGCGACCCTCCTCGTTGGGACGGTACCGCAAGCCCACGGCAATATCGGGTCTGATAGAATGGTTCGGGTGACGGCAGACAGCCTGAACCGATTGCTCGGTTTGGCTGGCGAGTCGCTGATAGAAGCTCGGCGGCTCAGGCCATTCGCTGACGGGCTGCTGCGGCTGAAGCGACTTCAATCGGACCTCGCAAGTGCGTTCGACAATCTTCATGCAGTGCTACCGCCGGGTTCAAACGATGCGGCGGTGGTGGAGGCGCTGGCTGAAGCGCAGCGAAAGCTTCGGTTGAGCCAAGCGTTCCTGGCGGAGCGTCTCGATGAATTGGATTCAGTGGATCGGAAAGCGACCGATCTTGCCAACCGATTGTACGACGAAACGTTGGCAAGCCGGATGCGGCCTTTTGAGGACGGCGTGCGACACTATGCGAGAACGGTCCGCGACCTCGGTCGTACCCTTGGCAAGCGGGTGCGACTGGAGATCGTAGGCGGCTCGACCGGCATCGACCGCGATATCCTCGAGCAACTCGATGCCCCTTTGGGGCATCTTTTGCGCAACGCTGTAGACCATGGGCTTGAACCGCCTGAGGAGCGCCTCGCGATGGGGAAACCCGAAGAGGGGCTGATCAGGCTCGAAGCGAGGCATAATGCCGGGCTGCTGCAGATAGCCGTGGTAGACGACGGCAGGGGGATCGAACTCTCGACGCTGCGCGAGACTGTCGTCGCCCGCCAGCTTGCAACCAGGGAAAGCGCTGACACACTCAGCGAAACCGAATTGCTCGCATTCCTGTTTCTGCCAGGCTTTTCGATGAAAGCGGGCCTCACTGACGTCTCCGGTCGCGGTGTGGGGCTAGATGCAGTGCAAGCCATGACGAAGGAGGTGCGGGGAGTCGCAAGCGTCTCCTCAGAATTTGGGCACGGAACCCGATTTCAACTGCAATTGCCGCTGACGTTGTCAGTCCTGCGCACGCTGCTCGTCGATGTCGATGGAGAGCCCTATGCTTTTCCACTCGCTGCCATTGCCAAGACTTTGAAACTGCAGCGGACGCAGATCAATCTCCTGCAGGGCCGGCCGCATTTTCGCTTGAACGATCGACAGATCGGGCTGGTCACCGCGCGAGAGGTGCTGGATCGAGGTGAGCCCGGATCGGAACCGGACGAACTCTCGGTCGTCGTCGTGGATGCAGGTCGGGGCGATGCGTACGGCCTGATCGTTGACCGTTTTCTCGGGGAACGCGAGTTGGTGATCAGACCCCTCGATCCACGGTTTGCCAAGATCAAGGACATCAGCGCAGCAGCCCTGATGGAAGACGGTTCGCCGGTTCTGATCTTCGACGTCGACGATCTGATCCGATCGGTGGAAAAGCTTGCGTCGTCGAGCGGATTTCGAGCTCTTCGGCGCGCCGCGGGCGGTCCCGAAGCGAGCAGGCGCAAGCGTGTGCTCGTGATTGACGATTCACTGACGGTGCGCGAACTCCAGCGCAAGATGCTGGGCAATTACGGTTATGAGGTCGAAGTGGCGGTCGACGGTATGGACGGGTGGAATGCCGTCCGGTCTGGTCCTTTCGATCTCGTCGTCACCGACATAGACATGCCTCGCATGGATGGCATCGAGCTGGTGAGGTTGATCAGAAAAGACGCTCATCTCAAGAGCACACCCATCATGATCGTTTCATACAAGGATCGGGAAGAAGATCGCGCGCGCGGGCTCGACGCAGGTGCGGACTATTATCTGACCAAGAGTAGCTTTCAGGACGAGGCGCTGATCCATGCCGTCGTGGACATGATTGGCGAGGCGGCTGAGTGA
- a CDS encoding methyl-accepting chemotaxis protein, producing MKSLTIRHRILVSFAAVLVVMSVIAVIAYAWFLQAGQEATEVEKGILPDVYHSTEIMIGQMTAHSLLQEYALQDNPSDRSTLESAITTNRDQVQRSMDDYEATIVSDIDKQNYAVVKELANQFRLAETAVLDTSRAALSKGETPNESPAIKNTVEPIFVKLQSALQAMVADHRGEANSATQRISSIVRTAEVGLSVGLLIALGLALLLGYQLFRAITGPLTRLVAAVQLMRQGDFSERLDLRRKDEFSVLADGFNAMADDLTTLIGQVQRSSIQVGTSITEIAATSKQQQATATEIAATTTEIRATAKEISATSNELVRTMNEVSTVAEQTAAVAGGGQAGLTRMEETMQQVMEAAGAINSKLAILSEKAGTINQVVTTITKVADQTNLLSLNASIEAEKAGQYGRGFAVVATEIRRLADQTAVSTYDIEQMVKDIQSAVAAGVMGMDKFSEQVRRGMQEIQQVGGQLFEIIQQVQGLVPRFEVANEAMQAQATGAGQISDTLTQLSEAAQQTVESLQQSTLAIDELNQVSGGMRSSISRFKLRA from the coding sequence ATGAAGAGTCTGACAATACGCCACCGCATCCTCGTCAGTTTCGCTGCCGTTCTGGTGGTCATGTCCGTGATCGCCGTCATCGCGTACGCCTGGTTTCTTCAGGCGGGGCAGGAGGCGACTGAGGTCGAGAAGGGCATCCTTCCAGACGTCTATCACAGCACCGAGATCATGATTGGCCAGATGACGGCCCATAGTCTGCTTCAGGAATATGCCCTTCAGGACAACCCGTCAGATAGAAGCACGCTTGAAAGCGCGATCACGACCAATCGCGACCAAGTGCAGCGGTCGATGGACGACTATGAAGCAACAATCGTCTCCGACATCGACAAGCAGAATTATGCAGTCGTCAAAGAACTCGCCAACCAATTTCGTCTGGCTGAAACTGCTGTGCTGGACACAAGCCGGGCTGCCTTGTCGAAAGGTGAAACTCCCAATGAAAGCCCGGCCATCAAGAACACCGTAGAGCCGATCTTTGTAAAATTGCAGTCCGCTCTGCAGGCCATGGTCGCGGACCACAGAGGCGAGGCAAACAGCGCGACGCAGCGGATCAGCTCGATCGTTAGAACGGCGGAAGTCGGTTTGAGCGTTGGCTTGTTGATAGCCCTCGGGCTAGCCCTTCTTTTGGGTTACCAGCTGTTTCGCGCCATTACAGGTCCGCTCACCCGTTTGGTCGCCGCGGTTCAATTGATGCGGCAAGGCGACTTCAGCGAACGCCTCGACCTGAGGCGCAAAGACGAATTCAGCGTGCTTGCCGACGGCTTCAACGCAATGGCGGACGATCTCACAACCCTCATTGGTCAGGTTCAAAGGTCCAGCATACAGGTCGGCACGTCGATAACTGAGATCGCCGCCACCTCCAAGCAACAGCAGGCAACTGCGACTGAAATCGCAGCGACCACAACAGAAATCCGCGCGACAGCCAAGGAAATCTCCGCCACATCAAACGAGCTGGTCCGCACGATGAACGAGGTCTCGACAGTTGCCGAGCAAACGGCCGCCGTCGCCGGCGGAGGGCAAGCGGGGCTGACCCGTATGGAAGAAACCATGCAGCAGGTCATGGAAGCGGCCGGCGCGATCAATTCCAAACTCGCGATCTTGAGTGAGAAAGCCGGCACCATCAATCAGGTGGTGACGACCATCACCAAAGTCGCCGATCAGACGAATCTGTTGTCGCTCAACGCTTCCATCGAGGCGGAGAAGGCAGGCCAATATGGCCGGGGTTTTGCAGTGGTGGCGACGGAAATCCGAAGGCTCGCGGACCAGACGGCTGTCTCCACCTACGATATCGAGCAGATGGTCAAGGACATCCAGTCGGCAGTCGCGGCCGGGGTGATGGGCATGGACAAGTTTTCCGAGCAGGTCCGCCGCGGTATGCAGGAAATCCAGCAGGTCGGCGGGCAACTCTTCGAGATCATTCAGCAGGTTCAGGGGCTGGTGCCACGTTTCGAAGTCGCCAATGAAGCCATGCAAGCACAGGCGACCGGCGCGGGGCAGATCAGCGACACGCTAACCCAGCTAAGCGAGGCAGCTCAGCAAACAGTCGAATCCCTTCAGCAATCAACGCTCGCGATCGACGAGCTCAATCAAGTCTCAGGCGGCATGCGAAGTAGCATTTCGAGGTTCAAGCTGCGAGCGTAG
- a CDS encoding CheR family methyltransferase, translating into MTGAIETLLTETIGLDSTSVGPTVVRQAIKDRMAACRITNPQAYREHLTGSSQELQELINAVVIPETWFFRDREAFTMLARHARVHKRAQSIKVLSLPCSTGEEAYSVAMAMFDAGFEAHEFKIDGVDVSSRNIATAERAIYGRNSFRGSHLEFKDRYFEAAEGGLRPIAGVLKQVRFRVGNLFGSRASFGQEVYDILLCRNLLIYFSRELQDRALICLKDLLAKDGLLLVGPAETALPRLHGFIPADWPLAFAFLKSEPVKTTAPKVSAAIPVRTPTPKVNKSEPLLPFRPTIGNEGRRQAPAKPLAQASESLIAVERIANAGRVKEAQQVALAHLKEFGPSAEIFYLLGLVQDADGAAPEAAQSYRKALYLAPNHREALVHLALLLRKQGDHTGAEALAGRLGRVQKRSGS; encoded by the coding sequence GTGACCGGCGCAATAGAAACGCTCCTGACGGAAACCATCGGACTGGACAGTACCAGCGTTGGTCCGACAGTGGTCCGTCAGGCGATCAAAGATCGGATGGCAGCATGCCGGATAACCAACCCTCAGGCCTATAGGGAACACTTGACCGGTTCCTCGCAGGAGCTGCAGGAGCTGATCAATGCGGTGGTGATCCCGGAGACCTGGTTCTTTCGCGACCGAGAAGCGTTCACGATGCTGGCGCGGCATGCGCGCGTGCATAAGCGTGCTCAGTCGATAAAAGTCTTGAGCCTGCCATGTTCGACCGGCGAAGAGGCTTATTCGGTCGCCATGGCCATGTTCGATGCCGGCTTTGAGGCGCACGAGTTCAAGATCGATGGCGTGGACGTCAGCAGCCGAAATATCGCGACGGCTGAACGCGCCATCTATGGGCGCAATTCGTTTCGCGGGAGCCATCTCGAATTCAAGGATCGCTATTTCGAAGCGGCCGAGGGCGGGTTGCGGCCGATTGCTGGGGTGCTGAAACAGGTTCGTTTCAGGGTAGGGAACCTTTTTGGCTCTCGCGCGTCTTTCGGGCAAGAGGTCTATGACATCCTGCTTTGCCGCAATTTGCTGATCTATTTCAGTCGAGAACTGCAGGATCGCGCATTGATCTGCCTGAAGGACCTGCTGGCCAAAGACGGACTTCTTCTGGTCGGTCCGGCGGAAACAGCACTTCCAAGGTTGCATGGCTTTATTCCCGCCGACTGGCCATTGGCCTTTGCCTTCCTGAAATCGGAGCCCGTCAAAACCACGGCACCGAAAGTTTCGGCCGCCATCCCGGTGCGGACGCCAACCCCGAAGGTCAACAAGAGCGAGCCTCTTCTTCCGTTCAGACCGACAATTGGCAATGAAGGCCGTAGGCAGGCTCCGGCCAAGCCGCTTGCACAGGCCTCGGAAAGCCTCATCGCGGTTGAACGGATCGCCAATGCAGGACGGGTAAAGGAGGCGCAGCAGGTCGCCCTGGCGCATCTCAAGGAGTTCGGTCCTTCCGCGGAAATCTTCTACCTGCTGGGCCTCGTCCAGGATGCGGATGGTGCTGCACCCGAAGCCGCGCAAAGTTATCGCAAGGCGCTCTATCTCGCGCCAAATCATCGAGAAGCTCTTGTCCATCTGGCCTTGCTGCTTAGAAAGCAAGGCGACCATACCGGCGCCGAGGCGCTGGCCGGCCGGCTGGGTCGGGTCCAGAAAAGGAGCGGCAGCTGA
- a CDS encoding RNA ligase family protein: MRLKFVAPLMPTLVEKPPEGDAWIHEVKFDGYRSQLIIDEDGTRIYTRNGHDWTAKYSDLVQEAKSLGAESAIIDGEIIVLNEAGLSDFGELRKAITHRQHDLYFVAFDLLHLNGFDLRDMALKDRRAGLYAIIPPGLRIQFSDALPGDAKAIFELVDKAGLEGMVSKRKDSKYRSGNSTAWLKIKAYTVDEYELLGVEREAGKPAFALMADRKTGRYVGSAFINSSRAIRERLWKRVQEHAGSPPKGMKRPGTQWVKPGLIGRVKHLRGEEDLRHASLQDFREE, encoded by the coding sequence ATGCGTTTGAAGTTCGTAGCCCCCCTAATGCCGACCCTTGTTGAGAAGCCTCCCGAGGGCGACGCCTGGATTCACGAGGTCAAGTTCGACGGCTACCGATCGCAGTTGATCATCGATGAGGACGGGACGCGCATCTACACGCGCAATGGTCACGACTGGACAGCCAAATATTCCGACTTGGTGCAGGAGGCGAAGAGCCTCGGCGCCGAAAGTGCCATCATCGACGGCGAGATCATCGTTCTGAACGAAGCCGGCCTGTCCGACTTCGGCGAACTCCGCAAGGCCATAACCCACCGGCAGCACGACCTCTATTTCGTGGCATTCGATCTGTTGCACCTCAACGGATTCGATCTTCGCGATATGGCGCTCAAAGACCGCAGGGCTGGGCTCTACGCGATAATTCCGCCTGGCCTTCGTATCCAATTCAGCGACGCGCTGCCCGGCGATGCCAAGGCGATCTTCGAACTGGTCGATAAGGCCGGGCTTGAAGGCATGGTCTCGAAGCGCAAAGACAGTAAGTATCGAAGCGGCAACTCGACGGCCTGGCTCAAGATCAAGGCATACACCGTCGACGAATATGAACTGCTCGGGGTCGAGCGTGAGGCGGGCAAGCCGGCTTTCGCCCTGATGGCCGATCGCAAGACCGGCCGCTATGTCGGCTCGGCTTTCATCAACTCCAGCCGCGCCATCCGTGAGCGGCTGTGGAAACGTGTCCAAGAGCACGCAGGGTCGCCTCCGAAGGGGATGAAGCGGCCGGGGACGCAATGGGTCAAGCCGGGCCTGATTGGCCGTGTGAAGCACCTACGGGGCGAGGAAGACCTCCGCCACGCCTCGCTGCAGGATTTTCGTGAAGAATGA
- a CDS encoding Lrp/AsnC family transcriptional regulator has protein sequence MPNPTLDAIDLKIIAALQKNAKATTNDLAEAVGLSPSPCARRVRLLERAGVIKGYTVVLDQKKLGLPISAFASIKLERQREDDLDRFSQAVLRWPEVVDCYLMTGQRDYLMRIVVRDLEAYERFIKDKLTRLDNIASIESSFALGQVKRSEALPA, from the coding sequence GTGCCAAATCCGACGCTTGATGCCATCGACCTCAAAATCATTGCCGCGCTGCAGAAGAACGCAAAAGCGACGACAAACGATCTCGCTGAAGCCGTCGGTCTTTCGCCTTCGCCTTGCGCCCGGCGCGTGAGGCTCCTGGAGCGCGCCGGCGTCATCAAGGGCTACACCGTGGTCCTCGACCAGAAGAAGCTCGGCCTGCCGATCAGCGCTTTCGCATCGATCAAGCTTGAGCGGCAACGCGAGGACGATCTCGACCGCTTCTCGCAAGCCGTGCTGCGCTGGCCGGAGGTCGTCGACTGCTATCTGATGACCGGCCAGCGCGACTACCTGATGCGCATCGTGGTGCGTGACCTCGAAGCCTATGAGCGGTTCATCAAGGACAAGCTGACGCGGCTGGACAACATCGCGTCGATCGAAAGCAGCTTCGCCCTGGGCCAGGTCAAGCGGTCGGAAGCCCTGCCTGCCTAA